In Peptostreptococcus equinus, the DNA window GTCAATATTGGATGGTTCAAATTTGGATGTAGTTGAAATTGATGCAGCCTCCAATAATAGTGTTGATGATATTAGAGAACTAAGAGAAACTGTTAAATATACACCCAATGAGTCGAAATATAAAATATATATAATAGATGAAGTTCACATGCTTTCTGCAGGTGCTTATAATGCTTTATTAAAGACATTGGAAGAGCCACCAGAATATGTAATCTTTATATTGGCAACCACTGAACCCAATAAAATACCAGCAACTATACTTTCAAGGTGTCAGAGATTTGACTTTAAGAGAGTAAGCGACGAAGATCTTATAAATAGAATGAAGTATATATGCGATAAAGAAAATATAAGGTACGAAGATGATGCTCTTAAAATTATAGCTAGAAATGCAAAGGGATCAGTGAGAGATTCTCTAAGTATTTTGGATAAATGTTCATCTTTTAGTGATGAAAAATTAAGTGCTAGATTAGTTTTAGATTTGTTGGGAAGCACAGATCCTAGACAAGTATTGGAGTTTTGTATTTCAGTAATTGATTCTGATGTATCAAAGTCAATGAAGATGATTGAAGCTTACTATTCTTGGGGGAAAGACTTAAAACTTTTAGTAGAAGATTTGATAGAGTTATTAAGAAATATTATGATGTTAAAAATATCATCTAATGATGAATCTTTGATTGATTACTCAGATGAAGATTCTAAAAAAATAAAAGATATGGCAAGTGAAATAGATACAGATGAATTGATAAGAATCCTATCAAACCTATCTGAATTAATTGACAAGTTAAAATACTCTACTAATCAGCGCATGACAGTAGAAATTTATATAATGAAATTGGCTTCACCATCAACAGATAATTCTCAAGAAGCACTAAAAAAGAGAATTGAAAACCTAGAAAAGTTAGTGGAAGATGGAAAAATTCAAGTTTTAAGCAATCAAAATATAGCAGGTTCTATATACAGCTATCATTCACAAGCAGTTTTA includes these proteins:
- the dnaX gene encoding DNA polymerase III subunit gamma/tau, whose amino-acid sequence is MHKALYREYRPLKYEDVVGQEHIVKTLKHQQEENTLSHAYLFCGTRGTGKTTTAKILSRAVNCISDTDDKPCNECTMCKSILDGSNLDVVEIDAASNNSVDDIRELRETVKYTPNESKYKIYIIDEVHMLSAGAYNALLKTLEEPPEYVIFILATTEPNKIPATILSRCQRFDFKRVSDEDLINRMKYICDKENIRYEDDALKIIARNAKGSVRDSLSILDKCSSFSDEKLSARLVLDLLGSTDPRQVLEFCISVIDSDVSKSMKMIEAYYSWGKDLKLLVEDLIELLRNIMMLKISSNDESLIDYSDEDSKKIKDMASEIDTDELIRILSNLSELIDKLKYSTNQRMTVEIYIMKLASPSTDNSQEALKKRIENLEKLVEDGKIQVLSNQNIAGSIYSYHSQAVLDDNSQNINKFTQDTSTKVYKEIIDDEDINDIKSNWDKLLEQMKVDKKMPLRAFLAEKYDIKYKNKILYVILSDDFSFAVNRLREKDSVDYIQATMRKIFGLNLELRFILKEEMPDMDFGPDKEDNDDENISESEKLLKDIAGDKLIIQ